The sequence below is a genomic window from Lolium perenne isolate Kyuss_39 chromosome 7, Kyuss_2.0, whole genome shotgun sequence.
caacaatagattaaggataatAATAATAGAAGTCTATTAGTAAAAGATAACACCAATTCTCAGAtccttagtaactagaggagcACATGGAAtactaagcaagtaaccatcttatcatggttaggggagattaaccctagcacatgcaatatggtgtcattttaTCTCTATAACCTACAATTAtaactcaaccctagtttgagtatcacttgggtgatcacaaataaaaccagACCATAATTAAGATTCAAACCAAGTGCCATTAAGTAACTATAATTAGAACTCTAGAATTGCACTTTAATTAAATCCTATGCTTAATTATGGAGCATAAGATGAACCTAGTCTAAACCCTACAACTTAAACCTATATGGTGGTGATTAACCACCTATCATTATAGttaagaccaaaccatgatgagagtagaattaccctaggtatttcaaggtgttattgAATATAACTCTAGTGCTACCTTTGAAAAAGGGTTATACTAAAACTTACAAGACCTTAACAAATAGATGCTCACATAAAATGTTATGCAAGTAATCAAGTTATCAAATATGAAGTCAAGTCCTTAGAAATATTTAGCAGATGAAATCATGACATTAAAGCACTTCTTATTAGGAATCCATAAGCAAATATTACTTTCAAattatttcttacaaagaaatacTAAACAAAACTCTACCTATCACTAAGTAACAAAACTATCATTTTAGAAAACAAATTGAATGTCTCCAATGATAATATTCAGATTCATGTCCATATGGAAATTTAATCCAAACATCAATACTAATTAATAAACTAATGTTATAGTATTTTATTAAAGTTGCTAATACATCACTAAATACTTTGTAGAACCCTGGACTGATATTTGTATGAATTATAGTGAGCAAGACCTGCAAATAGAaaataattcaaatctgaatttaaaacagaaatgaaaaatagaaaataaaaacagaaacagaaaagagTGAAGAAAAACTTACCTGGACCTCACTCGGCCACCACAGTCCAGCAAAACGGCCCAAGAAGCAGCCCAGGCCCAGCTCAAACCAGCCCAACACCAGCCCTAATACCTCTTCGCGAGGATAAACATGAAGGAGGCGTCCTCGCCTTCGTCTTCGTCCTGgacgcgcacgaggccgccacCGCGATGGCCAGAgccacgtcccgcggtcgccgccgccgccgctgaccGCCAGCACACGCCGAAGCCGTATAAATGGCGCAGGAGCCCTTCCATTCCCCTCTCTTCGTCCAATTCCTCCCCAGTTCGAAACCCTAGCATGCTCAGACTCCGACCGCCGCCGTCGATGGAGCCCATCCCAGACCTCGCCCTGACCACCATTAGAACCGCCGTGCTCTACTTGCTACTACTGCGCAAGGAATCGAGGTGGGGCATCCCAGAACATCGCCGTCGAGCTCGTCTTCCCCGACGCCAGGAGCGACGAATTCCGGCGATACCGTCCACCTCTGGCCTCGCCGACACGCCCGGCGTGCTCGTGGTGAGTCACTGGCTCCCTAGCACCTCATGGCATCCTCCCTAGTCCCCTGCATCGCCGTGGCGCCATACGTCTGCGAGCGCCGCCGCGGTACCTCGCCGGAGAGCTCGCTCCGATGACCAAAACGGAGCGGCGCTACCACTAGTCGCTTAGTCACGCCGCCCTCTCTCCAACGAGCCCCCGCATAGCCCCGCGGGGAACCGTAATCGCCGGCGACCATCAGGGTCTGCCGCCGGTCACCGCACCCTGGCCACCTTGGCGATTTTGACTTCGGTCAAAGCCACCGTGGCAAGTGACCTGGCCTATGGCCCACGCGTCAGTGGCCCTGGGTGAAACTCACCCGGGTGCACTCAATCGTTTTTctgttttaaaatttaaattgaataattactgcaacttcaaataattatagaaaattcaatttaagtcagaaaaataaaaataagatatcaaaattcttataaagaaaaactctatccaataaaaatgtaaaatgaaatttttatttttaataaaaaattaattatttaatacttgttatttaagccttattaattaattctaaattcaattaaattcaataaataaggaaaactttaaaaataaaattgaaaccagtaaataaataaagaaaactttaaaactaatttttctttattattttattaaatccttattaggaggattttaaaccctaattaataattaccctaattagtaaattatttaaaaataataaaaagccaaattgaatattaattttatttcaaagttattaataacttcaactttaacaagaagttattaatcatagaattaaatggtaaatagcaaaccctaaattccacatggaatgatattataaccctatcatttcatgtgactcctaaaaccctaaattaattaggaaccctagttccattattacatgtgaaccctaatttgcttctaacctaaacctaaGGTTAGAACAGGTGAGCATGGTACTTTATTTCAAGTCATAGAGCCATCAtcagcaactaaaagacatacttatgtccacataaaatgtagaaccctatcactagcaatttagtatcCCATGTATTCATCTTAATCAAACTTAGATAATCAAATAGAACCAACCAGAGTTCCTATCCTTAGAGGCAACAaccttattcatccatgcttagcatcataccattgtgatgaaccctaataacaactataccaaatattgtgcattacctaaccatactcccCTAAACCCCACTAGTgtaagataattattaaacatcctatttaggaaaccactatTCCTTAGTTAGCAAATCCAATAGCacaacctaaacaacctcaacctaattgatatacttcttattatttaagaagtatgttcttcaaaagttattcttttgaagtaaacagagaaccatcatcaaccctgcttataaagacccataaaacctagctagctatcaccaacaagataaaccagtcttgatagcaaccttgtatgaacaaatgcttaggatgcctaggcttaactcagccttaccagacataggtgtcgatgaatccaacattgttgggatacatctaatacttactccagaaactaaatgaaaccatagtcaaccatagaaccccatcaacctaattatcatacttgttctttattaaagaacatgttcttcaaaagttattcttttgaagtatatgataatcaatcattaaccatgccatatagtactaaaactaaccactgttctttacttgttaacattatgccaattatcagtcttcgtgtgctcaattgattactatgctttattatctacctgtttataataccaagtaatcacacctgaataagaaccttatatgtgaatcactctaaaagtgcaacacaccctaaaccaatcattacaactcactgatcctaaatcatcggggttagttcacgcttagagcgattgcatctcattcttatgcattattgcatccttgccaatcttttaaacatcgtccttaccggacgatgatgctatttcagaatttggagttattgcgtatcgaagaccttgcctgcataatcttgcagtcaagaaatgcaagttcatcacttgctcatgtcatttgagtatttctatcaaattacttgcaaagtattatggttatcactattgcataaaaatcaaaaccactactttcataactatgaatatgactatgtggtgggcaatggaaccatggattgtgttgatatggtggaggttccattgcacgggtttatatccatctaggattaaacaacaaatgtcgccagtgattcttgtgccgtaatacccgtgttaaccataagatccggagtgagacggagtagtcaaaagtgtttccacctctcgttcatcaacggatgcgctttaccgtagtacacttgtaatccaagggggcaagcggtgaggctggggagtcctaagtccccacggcatagtccgtagtacacttgtcgcccgaaggagcaagcggtgaggctggggagtcctaagtccccacggtattgcagtctatgatgggttgcagctaccggcgtaggagtgtatggtagagcccagcactgacgtcgtggtcggggtccaccttgaaatctacaggaataatgggaccggcgtggacccagggtcggcgcatgcaacaacgggtgggtgttcgaggtagcggaagaacatgattggctagaccttataccgggcctcacaccataggaagtgtggacaggaatgtacacctggttggcaccaaggttaagatctcttatgggtaaagcaacacacctctgcagagtgtaaagaatcgtgacctgtcactccctgttccaggatatggaactgcgaacgcggccggaaaggagctccatgaagttctagtaaaccggtgaaggctgacggatatagttcttctgaataaaagcaaccttttgaagaaatggttacgaaaacttgcattggtattagactttctggtctaatgctgtagctagtgcattaaacacctctttcctataatgaacttgttgagtacgctcgtactcatcccactcttaaatcccctgcttagatatggaggcatcgaaggaggatctacagtgcaactcgaaggccaaggagccaacaactacttcacgagacaggaccctatcagcggagtcagatacgtcatccaacaaggagaaaacctagattagcagtagaaaggaactagcttcctcaacctagctcctacttagctagaatctattcttagcctctatagctagtcaaatactctacaaatagagttcgtgataggattagactacgagtcgttcttctggagtttatttgcagatttacctcattgtaaagtaggaggctatgctgatcttatgtaatagagtcaatgttgtaattctatagacatgccttggacccgcatatgtttctgttgtaccactctgagcgatataatactagtggaatggtgtttcattggtgttatatcagacttgcatactacaccatgcagtggtatgctgggtcaccacaatatgactcgtgttcaacctttcggtttcctgtgtcccgaggccatgtctgtacatgctaggctcgccaagcaaacccaagtatttccgcgtgtgcaacatggcttacacccgttgtatgtgaacgtagaatctatcacatccgatcatcacgagatgcttcgagacgacgaactgtagcaacagtgcatacgaggggagaacactttattatcttgatattaatgtgagggatcatcttataatgctaccgtcacgatctaagcaagataagatgcataaaggattaacatcacatgcaattcataatatgtgatatgacatggcctttcttcttgtgcttttgatctccatctccgaagcacatgagcatgatctccatcatcaccagcattgcaccaaggtccatggcgccgcttcatggttgtccatcatttatagctactataacaactacttgaaataaagctattacatgatgaatagacacgcaggtcttaacaaatttaaagacaaccattaggctcctgccggttgccataatacaataatgaacatctcatacatcaaatataatcatcatcacatcatggccatatcacatcaccaaaccctgcaaaaacaagttagacgcctctaatttggtttgcatattttacgtggtttagggttttcgagtaagatccaatctacctacgaacatgaaccataacggtgatactagtgttgacaatagaaagtgcaaattggaatcttcactatggtgggagagacagacacccgcaaagccacttatgcaatacaagttgcatgtcaagcgtggagcaagtctcattagacgcggtcatgtaaagttagcccggaccgcttcatcccaccatcccgcaagatgcaaagtacacaaactaaagcaacaaaagcatcaacgcccacaaaaccattgtgttctactcgtgcaacagatctatgcatagacatggctctgataccactgatagggttcgtagcatagaaaacaaaaattttcctactgcaagacgaataaatccaagatctaatctatggaacacccaagatctaatctacaagatcggagcaacgagattgatgtgagactaaccctcgaagatttccaaagcctacgagattagatctcgttgttggtgtagacgatcgtccccagtgctgcaatccggcaacacttccgtactcggtcgcgcgtacggtgtcgatgaagcccttcctctccccgttccagcgggcagaggaggtgtggtagatctcctccaagttccagcagcacgacgacgtggtggtggtggtggaggaagaaaagctgcagggcttcgccaagccggaacagcatatggtggaggaagagagggggcggccagggttgtggtgaagggacaagtggccggccaccccctcccctctttatatagggggccaggtcggtggggtggccccctttcccatcaaGGGTTAGGGGGGccggcggccaagtggggggggggggggaagaggGAATTCTTCCCccgaagttgatcccccctagggttttggggaaaccctaggggtttggccggctgggccttggggggcatgtgcccctagCCCATTATGCTAGGGagaatcccctcggcccatgctaggcctcctagggtcgtgggcccactggtgggacccccggaaccttctaaaaccttcccggtcatccaccagaaaaatcccgaacttttctgaaacctagaaatcaacttcccttatatgaatcttattctccaaactattccggacctcctcgtgatgtcctggatcccatccgagactccgaacaaacttcgtctccataccatattcaaatctagttatgcgacatcgaaccttaagcgcgtcaccctacggttcgcgaactatgcagacatggtcgaaactcctctccgagcaataaccaatagcgggatctggagatccataatggctcccacatattcaacgatgacttagtgatcgattgaaccatttacatacgatgccaattccctttgtcacacgatactttacttgtccgaggttcgatcatcggtatctccataccttgttcaacctcattaccgacaagtactctttactcgtaccgtggtatttcatctcttatgatccaatcatatgcttgcaagctaatcagatgacattccactgagagggcccagaatatatctatccgtcatcaggatggacaaatcccactattgatccatatgcctcaactcatactttccaaatacttaatcccatctttataaccacccatttacgcaatggagtttgatgtaatcaaagtacccttccggtgtaagtgatttacatgatctcatggtcgaaggacttaggcaactatgtatcgaaaacttatagcaaattgaacttaatgacttgatcttatgctacgctcatttgggtgtatgtccattatatcattcacctaatgacataaccttgttattaataacatccaatgttcatgatcacgaaaccatgatcatccattaatcaacaagctagttatacaagaggcttactagggactccttgttgtttacataacacacatgtatcaatgtttcggttaatacaattatagcatgggatgtaaacatttatcatgaacactaagatataacaataactaatttattattgcctcttggacatatctccaacaccctttaccatctagggttgggggggggggggcggccaagtggggggaagagagatttcttccccccaagttgatcccccctagggttttggggaaaccctaggggttggccggcctgggccttggggggcatgtgcccccggcccattaggccagggagcatcccctcgtcccatgctagccctcctaggtcatgggccccatggtggacccctccggaaccttctagaaccttccagtcttccaccgaaaaatcccgaacttttccgaaacccagaaatcaacttcccttatatgaatcttattctccggactattccggacctcctcgtgacatcctggatcccatccgagactccaaacaaacttcgtctccataccatattcaaatctacttatgcgacttcgaaccttaagcgcgtcaccctgcggttcgcgaactatgcagacatggtcgagactcctctccgagcaataacaaaTAGCGGAATctgaagatccataatggctcccacatattcaacgatgacttagtgatcgattgaaccatttacatacgatgccgattccctttgtcacacgatattttacttgtccgaggttcgatcatcggtatctccataccttgttcaacctcgttaccgaaaagtactctttactcgtaccgtggtatgtcaactcttatgatccaatcatatgcttgcaagctaatcagacgacattccaccgagagggcccaaagtatatctatccgtcatcaggatggacaaatcccactattgattcatatgcctcaactcatactttccaaatacctaatcccatctttataaccacccatttacgcaatggtgtttgatgtaatcaaagtacccttccggtgtaagtgatttacatgatctcatggtcgaaggacttaggcaactatgtatcgaaagcttatagaaaattgaacttaatgacttgatcttatgctatgcttatttgggtgtgtgtccattatatcattcacctaatgacataacattgttattaataacatccaatgtttatgatcacgaaaccatgatcatccattaatcaacaagctagttatacaagaggcttactagagactccttgttgtttacataacacacatgtatcaatgtttcggttaatacaattatagcatgggatgtaagcatttatcatgaacactaagatataacaataactaatttattattgcctcttgggcatatctccaacacaaggTCCACACAATCAACAAACACCGCCAAAGATTCATCAAACAAAATCCTGTCCCCCGTACAAGCTTCAATAATATCCATCGAATCCGACTCTGCTATGATAGTAGAGCATCCCAGTTGGACGGCCAGGGTTAATCCCTCTTTCATCGCTCTTGCCTCAGCTGCCCTAGCCGATCAAGTATTCTGGAGGAAAATAGAAGTCGCCGCAATAAACTTACCCTTATAATCCCTTAGGATAGCTCCGGCTGCCCCATTCATAGAATCAGAGAAAAAAGAACCATCAACATTCAGTTTGATTTGGTGCATACCCGGTTTATTCCATCTTATCACCTGGACCCTCTTACTATCATGAGCTTTAGCGCAATTTGCTGCAATTGCTAGCACCGACATTCTGCATTGGGCCATAGGCGGAATGTTCTCATCATGAGTTCTTCGGTGATGAATCCACCATAAATACTAGCATGCGCGCGATGACGATGGTTTCCTTCAGTCCAAAAGTAAAACCCTGGAACgtgttgtcctggagcatcatgatATGTTCAAGAACTGCTGATCCAGCCCAATCAGCTAGCATTGCTTCATCAATGACATGGTCGAGACCCAATAAGGACCACAATGCCGATGCAGGTTGGCATTGGAATAGAAGGTGTAGAATATCCTCCGGAGCCTGAGAACAGATCGGACACTATCTGCTAGTACCAACATATCTATTAGCTAGGATAGATTTCAGGGGCATCAGCCCATGAAGAGAACGCCATGCAAAAATATTGATTTTACTTGGTATTTTGAGCTGCCATAATTCCTTCCAAACTGGGTTATGGATGGATGTTCCAAGGATAGCCATATTACCTGACCGATGAGCAAAGGAATGCTTCCATTCGAGGTGGTACGCTGATCGGACCGAGAACTGACCATTCCGATTATGATTCCATGCGATAAAACCATCAAACCCATGaatgtttaagggaatttggagtATACTGTTAACATCAATAGAATAAAAGTGAGCCCTGAGAAATCCCTCATTCCACGTCCCAGTATTAGGATCAATTAATTCATCCACCTTTCTAAACCCGAGGTGTAAGAACTCTTCTATCAGCACTCGAGGGGATCCATGGATCACGAAAAATATCAACTTTCTCGCATGTACCGATCCTCCATATATATCCTCTTTTAAAGGTGGTTAATCCAGCGACAATGCTTTGCCATGTGAATGAGGAGGCCGCCTTTGGACCCGCCTTAAGGATATCCCCGTGAGGGTAATATTTAGCCCGAAGCACCTTCGCACAAAGAGAATCAGGCTCGCAAATGAGGCGCCAGACTTGTTTACTCAGCATTGCCAGATTGAAGGAGTGAAAATCACGGAAGCCCAACCCTTTATCTCGTTTTGGGTAGCACATTTTACACCAGGCTAGCCAATGCATTTTTTGTCATTTTCATCATCACCCCACCAGAATTGTGGTATTGCATCTGTCATGCGCTTGCAGAGCCCTTTTGGAATTTGAAAAATCGACATTGTATAGACCGGGATAGCCTGTGCCACAGCTTTTAAAAGGATCTCCTTACCACCAATGGAGAGATGCTTCTCCTTCAACCCATTGATTCGTTGAATAATTCTCTCGATAAAATGCTCAAAGCAATCACTCCTATCCGCTCCCACCAAAGCAGGCAATCCCAAGTATTTATCAGAGAGAGCCTCAGTGTCAATATGGAGGTCCTCACATATCTCATCTCTCACTAGAGCATGCGTATTAGGGGAAAAAATATGCTTGATTTAGGCAAACTCACCAATTGCCCAGAATTAGCACAATAGGTATCCAGAACTCGCTGTAAGGAAGTTGCATTATTCATATCCGCCTTCATGAGAATAAGGGAATCATCAGCAAATAAGAGATGTGAAACTGATGGTGCATTTCTGCACACCCTGACCCCATCTATGCcaccaacttcttcttcataCAGCAACATACTAGATAAACCTTCCGCGCAAATAAGGAACAAATATGGAGAAAGAGGATCCCCTGTCTAAGACCACGAGTAGGAATAAACGTATCACTATCCTCAGAATTGACCCTACAATCTCTCGACAAACTTTCTAGGGCGTCGGCCGCCGCTAGCTGGTGTTTCCCCTCTTCAGCCGCCAGATGATAGGAAGGTACTCAGATCAGGTGCCATCAAGTCCGTCAATTCCCGCACGCTGCTCGCCCTCGATCGCCACGCGCCTCCATTGCCCGCTCCCGCTCCTCCGGTGTGATGCCTCGCCTCGCGCACCCCTGGCCCCACGCGCTCGCGTCACGCGTGGTGATTCCCCGCCTGGTCCGCACTCTGCTCGCTTGCCTCGTCTCCGTTCGATCCTGCCGCTCGGGCCGATATATCCGGCCCAatattcctgttttttttttagcTACTGCCCGTAACTAATTCGGTATTGATGGACTAATTAATTACGTCCTAGCAGTATAGTCCATTCGTACACCAGCATAAGCAATGTATATGTTTATTAATGAGatgtttcttagattttttttatctGCTAGCCTTCTATTCCTATATTCCTTTGTTGTTGATTCAGTTAAAGTGTTCGTGAATGAAAGAACACTTTTTTTCAGCAATTTCATTCAAGAAAAGAATATATAATCATAATTGATGGTCCAAAATATGGTTAAGTGGCAATCGGTGTTGAATTAGCCTCCATATGTATAGAAATGTAGATGTCTCACGTGAAGACTACTTGAAATTGCTTGACAAGGTCTattttttcataaatattctcaCAAAGTTTACACAGTTCGACTTTAGCCAAACCTAAAAGGCGGTGTAATTGTGATCGGAAGGAGAAGTGTATGAAAAGCAGATAATCTGATCAATGTAAAAAAGGAATTTTGTTGTTGTCAGCACAAGAATCAAAATCAATCAAGCTTCTTGCCTTTGGCTGGCTCTGAGCCGGCACATACATTAATTTTCTTCACAAAAGAATAATGATCAAACCCAGGAAGAAATTAAACTAATAGATGATCTCCTGGAGCGGTCTGTGTCTCTTCTCTCTTTGTTGTAaaaaatcaaaaataaaaaaGATGAAAATTAATTTACGTGGTAGATTACAAATACGAAGAAAGAAATCATGCATGCCACGCAGGAGAGTGCCTGGTGGCAACGATCCCCAGGATGCACGCGTGGTCTGGTGGTTAATTATCTCTTCAAAACTGGCTTATGTCGGATGCCAGACGGTGTGGAAGAATGGCTAGCTCACGCGTCACAGCTGTTAGCCTTGTCGACACCCTTAGCGGTGACCTTGGCGTTGGTGCAAACAGCCATGGTCTTGTTGTTCTTGCCGGTGTACTCAATCTTGACGTCGTTCATGGTGACACCTTCACACGGCTTCTTGTCGGAGCAAAGCAGGCTGACGGCCTCGGGGGTGGAGGAGGTGCCGGTGATGTTGGTGAATGTGACGTCCTTGACGGTGACCCTGGCGGAGTCTCCCTTGGAGGTGCAGATCTTGTTGGGGCAGTACTTCTGGTCGATGATGATGGGGTAGCCGACGTCGTCCATCTGAACGTTCTCGTAGTGGAAGTTGGACGCTACGACCGGCGACTTGGCGTCTTCGTACGACTTGATCCGGAGGCCGTTGGTGGAGCCCTTGAGCACGCAGTTCTTGACGGTGACGTCTGTCACGTCCTTCTCGTCCTTGTACCGTCCGAGGCTGCCCACGCTGATGCCGTGGCCTGGACCGCAGGTGACGCCGCTGATGTTGACCTCCTTGCTGCCGGGGCCGATGGAGATGCAGTCGTCGCCGACGCCGATCTTGGTGTCCATGATTGTGACCTTGGAGGAGTCGCCCATGTGGATGCCGTCGGTGTTGGGGCTGTCCCCAGGCGCGCTGACGATCACGTCCTTGACAGTCACGCCCTTGCACTCGTAGATGTTGAGGTGGAAGAACTTGGAGTTGAGGATGGTGATGCCTTCGATGAGCGCGTCGTCGCAGAAGTCCAGCACCAATGACTGCATCGCCACATGCATTGATTTGATTATTTGAGAAATAAGCACGTCAATGAAATGTTTGCAAGAACGATGCAATTATACACACGTACGTTGGGCAGGATCTTGCAGTCGTAGCTCTTGGCGCAGCTGTTCTTGGTCCAGACGGCCTTGCCCTGGCCGTCGAGCGTGCCTTTGCCAGTGATGGCGAGGTTCTTGACGCGCATGATCTCGATCCAGTTAGACTTGTACTTGGCCAGGTCGTTGGAGGCCAGAAGGTTGCCCTCTAGCTTGATGGTCACGCTGTCCCCCTTACATGGTCCGGTGAAATTCAGAGGTCCAGTCAGGAAATCCCCCTTTGGGATGACGATCGTCTGTTTCCCGGTGCCACCGCATGCCGAAGCCCATGCCTCCTCCACCTCCTGCCATCGCATCGCACCACGACCACATGATCAGTTATCGTAACTCATCGTCACCCATGCATATCGTCGTCGTTTCTTGATTGCGTACCTTGGTGCAGTCTGTCTTGCCATCGTCTTTGGCGCCGAGCTTGGTGATGTCGTAGGTCCCGTCAGCCTCGGACGCTGCGCCCTCCGTCTTCTCATCCTTCTTCTcatccttcttc
It includes:
- the LOC127313005 gene encoding exopolygalacturonase is translated as MAIRDVAIRVFFLLLVVSVAYAKDKEEKKDEKKDEKTEGAASEADGTYDITKLGAKDDGKTDCTKEVEEAWASACGGTGKQTIVIPKGDFLTGPLNFTGPCKGDSVTIKLEGNLLASNDLAKYKSNWIEIMRVKNLAITGKGTLDGQGKAVWTKNSCAKSYDCKILPNSLVLDFCDDALIEGITILNSKFFHLNIYECKGVTVKDVIVSAPGDSPNTDGIHMGDSSKVTIMDTKIGVGDDCISIGPGSKEVNISGVTCGPGHGISVGSLGRYKDEKDVTDVTVKNCVLKGSTNGLRIKSYEDAKSPVVASNFHYENVQMDDVGYPIIIDQKYCPNKICTSKGDSARVTVKDVTFTNITGTSSTPEAVSLLCSDKKPCEGVTMNDVKIEYTGKNNKTMAVCTNAKVTAKGVDKANSCDA